The following are encoded together in the Novipirellula galeiformis genome:
- a CDS encoding DUF4838 domain-containing protein: MSTSRRAFIKTTHGLIAAGVIAPSPLVQRSQALAELLDSPDFTSGFKVVEKGQPLAVIVTPKNPSHVVLYAVQELQWHVQHSCGVLLPVAEENDVDASALKNRIYIGQGNASKSAGIKVEDLPPNSFRTKTTATAVLLIGKDSEGKPDEPASRSRAAHWANFTIGAPPLDDGVSMGSLFAVYDWLENQVGVKWLWPGELGTVVRPTKVIFAGLAGQKKVVPTLIHSRPRLNVWKGIDPAHQDQYIYDVSVWLRRQRFARGESFEYGHAYVHYWKRFGKEYPTYFALRPDGIRAAHDPNRTDLVQMCVSNNGLPSSQGLHQQIIADWLKTRKTMPSIPWINGAENDKGIDDPSCTCPHCHAWDAPNAPLLPNQEKRKQAIGDTSDKPMLSLSDRYAKFWLALQKEGEKHDPNATVLGYAYADNVEPPVATQLNDRVIVAIVAPDAFPMSDTEEAAFKKLWSGWAATGAQLYWRPNLHLIGYCMPYIFAREFGKIYKYVATRNMIADDYDALLGMWGVQSPNYYMMARLNVDSTLNVDDVLNDYYAGFGPAASQIQKYFSYWETVTLKCDKAFRDKGGGWGTISWGGDEVFTPDTFVMGTKLLQDAKTAAVGNQAILQRLEYLDLWLQHASLCMQALAAFHSLRKTPGYQQLQSTFLQAKAAVDSFRELHPKLIVNIGILKQLELWSGWRKTAELDT, translated from the coding sequence ATGTCAACATCTCGTCGCGCTTTTATCAAAACCACTCACGGCCTTATTGCTGCGGGCGTCATAGCGCCCTCTCCGCTAGTGCAACGGTCCCAGGCTTTGGCGGAACTGTTGGATTCGCCGGATTTCACATCTGGATTCAAAGTGGTGGAAAAGGGTCAGCCGCTGGCGGTCATCGTGACTCCGAAAAACCCGTCGCACGTGGTGCTATATGCGGTGCAAGAATTGCAATGGCATGTCCAGCATTCCTGCGGTGTATTGCTTCCGGTGGCTGAGGAGAACGACGTGGATGCTTCCGCTCTCAAAAATCGCATTTACATCGGACAGGGAAATGCATCAAAAAGTGCGGGCATCAAAGTAGAGGATTTGCCGCCCAACAGTTTCCGAACAAAAACCACCGCTACCGCCGTGTTGCTAATCGGCAAAGATAGCGAGGGCAAACCCGACGAGCCAGCCTCGCGCAGCCGTGCGGCGCATTGGGCCAATTTCACCATCGGTGCGCCGCCGTTGGATGATGGCGTTTCGATGGGTTCGCTGTTTGCGGTTTACGATTGGCTGGAAAACCAGGTGGGCGTCAAATGGCTGTGGCCAGGCGAATTGGGAACGGTGGTACGCCCTACAAAAGTGATTTTTGCGGGTCTAGCTGGCCAGAAGAAAGTGGTTCCCACGTTAATTCATTCACGTCCGCGGCTCAATGTTTGGAAAGGAATAGATCCAGCACATCAAGATCAATACATTTACGATGTAAGCGTTTGGCTGCGTCGACAGCGTTTCGCACGCGGCGAGAGTTTTGAATATGGTCATGCTTATGTGCACTATTGGAAACGCTTTGGCAAGGAGTATCCGACCTATTTCGCGCTGCGACCCGATGGCATCCGCGCAGCGCACGACCCTAATCGCACTGATTTAGTGCAGATGTGCGTCTCCAATAACGGCTTACCATCGAGCCAAGGATTGCATCAACAAATCATCGCCGATTGGCTAAAAACACGCAAAACTATGCCCAGTATTCCCTGGATCAACGGAGCGGAAAACGACAAGGGAATTGATGATCCTTCGTGCACCTGTCCGCATTGCCACGCTTGGGATGCGCCCAACGCGCCGCTGTTGCCCAACCAAGAAAAACGCAAGCAGGCGATCGGCGATACGTCGGACAAGCCGATGCTTTCGCTTTCAGATCGTTATGCGAAGTTCTGGTTGGCGCTGCAAAAGGAGGGTGAAAAGCACGATCCGAATGCAACGGTATTAGGTTATGCCTACGCCGACAACGTGGAGCCTCCGGTTGCCACCCAATTGAATGACCGCGTCATCGTTGCCATCGTCGCGCCCGATGCGTTTCCCATGAGCGACACAGAAGAGGCCGCTTTCAAAAAGCTATGGAGCGGATGGGCGGCGACCGGCGCGCAGTTATACTGGCGTCCCAACCTTCATTTGATTGGATATTGCATGCCATATATTTTCGCGCGAGAGTTTGGCAAGATCTATAAATACGTGGCGACGCGCAACATGATCGCCGATGATTACGACGCACTGCTGGGAATGTGGGGCGTGCAAAGTCCCAACTATTACATGATGGCGCGTCTCAACGTCGATTCTACGTTAAATGTGGATGACGTATTAAATGACTATTACGCAGGATTTGGTCCCGCTGCGTCGCAGATACAAAAGTACTTTTCCTACTGGGAAACCGTGACATTGAAATGCGACAAGGCCTTCCGCGACAAAGGCGGCGGCTGGGGTACCATCAGTTGGGGTGGCGATGAAGTTTTCACGCCGGACACATTTGTGATGGGAACTAAGTTATTGCAAGATGCGAAAACCGCAGCGGTCGGAAATCAAGCAATTTTGCAGCGTTTGGAGTATCTCGATCTGTGGCTGCAGCATGCAAGTTTATGCATGCAAGCATTAGCGGCATTTCATTCGCTGCGCAAAACTCCCGGCTACCAGCAGCTTCAAAGTACGTTTTTACAAGCCAAAGCCGCGGTTGATTCTTTCCGCGAACTACATCCGAAACTGATTGTGAATATCGGCATTCTGAAACAACTGGAATTGTGGAGCGGATGGCGGAAAACGGCGGAGTTGGACACCTAA
- a CDS encoding YdeI/OmpD-associated family protein encodes MSDYPYNFSAKIVRYDFGKVVFSVVYVPKEIVSLLDFSKSKRLRIDGEIEGIRIEGALMPTKGKWYLMVSKKLQKLCGVTLGDRVQVSFDIGNQDAITVPNELQFALEANDAARKVWDDWTAGKRRGFCYRVASAKMPETRTRRVEETIDFLLAEKENTMTEAEKASLIDWLDSHVMSAVPRAIKIAKYGGTLYTLKPDEKEGQFCGVFPYKTHVQLSFAHGSDLDDPDGLLEGGGKFRRHLTFKRLDDVDAKAVKRFVKAASKIGAE; translated from the coding sequence ATGAGTGACTATCCTTACAACTTCAGCGCGAAGATCGTGAGATACGACTTCGGCAAAGTCGTCTTTTCGGTCGTCTATGTGCCGAAAGAGATCGTATCGCTGCTGGACTTCAGCAAGTCAAAGCGTTTGCGAATTGACGGCGAGATTGAAGGCATTCGCATCGAAGGGGCTTTGATGCCCACCAAGGGCAAGTGGTACCTGATGGTGTCAAAGAAACTTCAAAAGTTATGCGGTGTGACACTGGGGGACCGCGTACAGGTGTCGTTCGACATTGGCAATCAAGACGCGATCACAGTGCCGAACGAGTTGCAATTTGCCTTGGAGGCCAACGACGCGGCGAGGAAGGTGTGGGACGATTGGACGGCGGGCAAACGTCGGGGCTTCTGTTACCGTGTCGCTTCGGCAAAAATGCCTGAAACGCGAACGCGACGTGTCGAAGAAACGATTGATTTCTTATTGGCAGAAAAGGAAAACACAATGACCGAGGCGGAGAAAGCGAGCTTGATCGATTGGCTCGATTCGCACGTCATGTCGGCGGTTCCGAGAGCGATAAAGATTGCGAAGTACGGCGGGACACTCTACACGCTGAAGCCAGACGAAAAGGAAGGTCAGTTCTGCGGTGTTTTTCCTTACAAGACGCATGTGCAGTTGTCGTTCGCCCATGGTAGCGATCTGGACGATCCTGATGGCCTTCTCGAAGGCGGCGGCAAGTTCCGCCGGCACCTGACGTTCAAACGCCTCGATGACGTCGATGCGAAAGCCGTCAAGCGATTCGTGAAGGCAGCGTCAAAGATCGGGGCTGAATAG
- a CDS encoding alpha/beta hydrolase family protein — MKKTQLHGRGMARPATIAIAVWMFALVMPAFGQKLDINKERVIQSGRPDGRHVSTRGFQQHLLRNAKPKLAFNPEFTSEEFEQWRSQVRAKLLELMNFPELVPQPPPHKLWTQEREGYVLEKWELYPEPGSVVPFLVLIPENATADKPAPAIMCIPGSSGTKENLAGEPPLAAFKPDDRNHDGWLHSERNQQAVQFARAGFVAVAVDHPGTGELSDLAKYRGSTMDDRSTLSRYLIDMGRNFIALSVFQKRQILTWLREQPHVDAQRVAVSGHSLGTEPLLVLAVLDPQIQGIVWNDYLAATLQRAKVSTMPNQRGVRPAANWLGHSIPGLWEWFDYPDLVAAFAPRPLIVTEGGPTHSLNLVRKAYQIAGASENVSIHYYPKYSDPADRRDGKPIPEGLNATEWLDHANVNAAHHYFKGYLAIPWLSRQFQLPEPSEDYPPAPPEAVQALQK, encoded by the coding sequence ATGAAAAAGACTCAACTGCACGGGCGGGGCATGGCACGTCCCGCGACGATCGCCATCGCCGTGTGGATGTTCGCACTGGTCATGCCTGCCTTCGGGCAAAAGCTGGACATCAACAAAGAACGCGTCATTCAAAGTGGGCGGCCTGATGGGCGACATGTAAGCACACGAGGATTCCAGCAGCATTTGCTGCGTAACGCCAAACCCAAACTGGCGTTCAACCCGGAGTTCACGTCGGAAGAATTCGAACAGTGGCGGTCACAGGTGCGCGCCAAGCTGCTGGAGTTGATGAACTTCCCCGAACTGGTTCCTCAACCTCCACCGCACAAGCTTTGGACTCAGGAACGCGAAGGTTATGTGCTGGAGAAATGGGAGCTCTATCCCGAGCCCGGCAGCGTGGTTCCCTTTCTCGTGTTGATCCCGGAAAACGCGACGGCCGACAAACCCGCGCCCGCGATCATGTGCATACCGGGTTCATCCGGCACCAAAGAGAACCTGGCCGGAGAGCCGCCGCTGGCGGCATTCAAGCCGGACGACCGCAATCATGACGGCTGGCTTCACTCCGAGCGCAATCAGCAGGCCGTGCAATTCGCCAGAGCCGGATTTGTCGCGGTGGCGGTCGACCATCCAGGAACCGGCGAACTCTCCGACCTGGCGAAGTATCGCGGCAGCACCATGGACGATCGCAGCACCCTTTCCCGCTACCTCATCGACATGGGCCGCAATTTCATTGCCCTGTCCGTGTTTCAAAAGCGTCAGATCCTGACGTGGCTGCGCGAACAGCCGCACGTCGACGCCCAACGCGTTGCCGTGAGTGGTCATTCACTCGGAACGGAGCCTCTGCTGGTGCTGGCCGTGCTCGACCCGCAGATACAAGGCATCGTGTGGAATGATTACCTTGCCGCCACGCTCCAGCGGGCGAAAGTCAGCACGATGCCCAACCAACGCGGCGTTCGGCCGGCGGCGAACTGGCTTGGCCACAGCATTCCCGGCCTATGGGAGTGGTTCGATTATCCTGATTTGGTCGCCGCCTTTGCGCCGCGTCCACTGATCGTGACCGAAGGCGGGCCGACTCATTCATTGAACCTCGTGCGCAAGGCGTACCAGATCGCCGGGGCTTCGGAAAACGTTTCGATCCACTACTATCCGAAATACAGTGATCCGGCCGACCGACGCGATGGCAAGCCCATCCCGGAGGGTCTGAACGCGACCGAATGGTTGGACCATGCCAATGTGAATGCTGCCCACCATTACTTCAAAGGATATCTCGCGATTCCATGGCTGAGTCGCCAATTCCAACTGCCTGAACCCAGTGAAGACTATCCGCCAGCGCCGCCCGAGGCCGTGCAAGCACTGCAGAAGTGA
- a CDS encoding transposase — translation MPFQTQIIKHHKRRESSVNEVLLEMCLAGVSVRRAEDITESRGGTHLDSINGC, via the coding sequence TTGCCTTTCCAGACACAGATAATCAAACACCACAAGCGGCGTGAATCCAGTGTCAATGAAGTTTTGCTGGAGATGTGCCTGGCCGGCGTTTCCGTTCGCCGCGCAGAAGACATCACCGAGTCACGAGGGGGCACTCACCTCGACTCCATTAATGGCTGTTGA
- a CDS encoding DedA family protein — protein MSLSLTPLIEQILTWIAAYGLLALGLSIFAAAVGVPLPSTLFVIAAGAFMRQGVLDVALTPVCVLACVVLGDVVSYGMGRYARIGIERHFGKRRTWRRAQSAMLNRGGVAIYLTRWMLTAFAVPTNLAAGGGGYPFVRFLAFDVAGEVTWILVFGGLGYAFGSQWEVIGSLASDFSGLLVGIVFVLAGAYFLVGRRFPTQERFRKWKRKDRSKELDIQELQR, from the coding sequence ATGAGTCTGTCGCTGACCCCGCTGATTGAACAGATCCTCACTTGGATTGCAGCGTACGGCCTGCTCGCGTTGGGGCTATCCATCTTTGCCGCCGCAGTAGGAGTTCCACTGCCCAGTACTCTCTTTGTCATCGCGGCTGGAGCATTCATGCGACAAGGCGTTTTGGATGTGGCGCTGACCCCCGTTTGCGTGCTTGCCTGTGTCGTACTCGGTGATGTGGTTTCGTATGGTATGGGGCGCTATGCCCGCATTGGCATCGAACGCCATTTCGGTAAGCGTCGCACGTGGCGGCGTGCGCAATCAGCAATGCTCAATCGGGGTGGAGTCGCGATCTACCTAACTCGCTGGATGCTCACCGCGTTCGCCGTTCCCACCAACTTGGCAGCGGGAGGCGGTGGCTATCCCTTTGTCCGTTTTCTTGCCTTCGATGTGGCAGGCGAAGTGACGTGGATTCTCGTTTTCGGCGGACTCGGCTATGCCTTTGGCAGTCAATGGGAGGTGATCGGCAGTTTGGCCAGTGACTTTAGCGGACTGCTAGTTGGCATCGTGTTCGTTTTAGCCGGCGCGTATTTTTTGGTCGGGCGACGATTTCCAACACAAGAGCGTTTCAGAAAATGGAAACGCAAAGATCGAAGCAAAGAACTCGACATTCAAGAGTTGCAACGCTGA
- a CDS encoding YHYH protein: protein MLNCTVLAIAVMLAVPHVLLAHEGYHYGDSEVAKGSRTWTLSDEGAHLHGTFVTASDEDVQFRLGDNRLVTLKIERLIASDQAWIANRLEAIETLNRHRPLRLVMQNPPNSDGIQTKEKASPMPLINQHFQPFASTLNLRWDDDYFYVGSNGMPDHPMMIGIRSWQQQVPIPQKYFGKNAWQIPLHPVPAKQPMSTKDNFLRGAIALAVNGVPIFNPLNNRGDDALLFGELDEYGGHCGRADDYHYHIAPVHLEETTGKAQPIAYALDGYPIFGYQDEQADDFAPLDTLGGHKDADGQYHYHATKTYPYLNGGFYGEVTERGGQVDPQPRAQPIRPDLRPLRDAKITEFTQPKPESYRLVYEVRGMQGSVSYTLGENGSADFVFVDTNGRKTTESYSPRDDRPRRGGPPQPPPPPRDGNQDRPPRGGPARVDPPVDLSSMSRTSVPGFEVTSTSVDEKHFLSGDCTCDGAAHSPAVAWKGVPEGTKTFAVSIWHTAPDQEKSYWVVYNIPANVTSLKQNSQGVGKVGINDKGSSNYDPMCSKGPGLKKYHITVSALSSKLVISPREATRANLRKAMKTTLLGEATIDVLYER from the coding sequence TTGCGATTGCAGTGATGCTGGCGGTCCCCCACGTCCTATTGGCTCACGAAGGTTACCATTATGGCGACTCAGAAGTCGCCAAGGGATCACGGACCTGGACCCTCAGTGATGAAGGTGCCCACTTGCATGGCACCTTCGTCACCGCGTCCGATGAAGACGTTCAATTCCGTCTTGGCGATAACCGGCTGGTCACTCTCAAGATTGAACGCTTGATCGCATCCGACCAAGCTTGGATCGCGAATCGGCTCGAAGCAATCGAAACGCTCAACCGGCATCGTCCGCTGCGGCTTGTCATGCAGAATCCGCCAAACAGCGACGGAATCCAGACGAAGGAGAAGGCCAGCCCCATGCCATTGATCAACCAACACTTCCAACCGTTCGCGAGCACGTTGAATCTGCGTTGGGACGATGATTACTTTTATGTTGGATCCAACGGAATGCCAGACCATCCGATGATGATCGGAATTCGTTCATGGCAGCAACAAGTCCCGATACCTCAGAAGTACTTTGGCAAAAACGCTTGGCAGATTCCTTTGCACCCGGTTCCTGCGAAGCAGCCAATGTCAACGAAGGACAACTTTCTGCGTGGAGCAATCGCACTGGCGGTTAACGGTGTCCCGATCTTCAATCCGCTGAACAATCGAGGCGACGATGCCCTGTTGTTTGGTGAATTGGATGAGTACGGTGGCCACTGCGGTCGAGCGGATGATTATCACTACCATATCGCTCCGGTGCATCTCGAAGAGACAACGGGCAAAGCCCAGCCGATTGCCTACGCTTTGGACGGCTATCCCATTTTCGGATACCAGGACGAGCAGGCAGACGACTTTGCACCGCTTGATACGTTGGGAGGGCATAAAGATGCGGACGGTCAATATCACTACCACGCCACCAAGACTTACCCCTATCTGAATGGCGGATTTTATGGTGAAGTCACCGAGCGTGGGGGGCAGGTTGATCCGCAACCGCGAGCCCAACCGATCCGACCTGATTTGCGTCCATTGCGTGATGCGAAGATTACAGAGTTCACTCAACCGAAACCGGAAAGTTATCGGCTCGTCTACGAAGTCCGTGGAATGCAGGGCTCCGTTTCGTATACCCTTGGAGAAAACGGTTCGGCCGATTTTGTCTTCGTCGACACGAACGGTCGAAAGACGACGGAGTCGTACTCGCCGCGTGATGATCGCCCACGCCGTGGGGGTCCGCCGCAACCACCTCCACCGCCACGCGACGGCAACCAAGATCGTCCCCCTCGCGGCGGACCCGCTAGAGTCGATCCGCCCGTAGACCTGTCCTCGATGTCACGCACGAGTGTTCCCGGATTTGAAGTGACCAGCACTTCGGTGGACGAGAAGCATTTTCTCTCGGGCGACTGCACGTGTGACGGTGCCGCGCACTCACCGGCGGTCGCTTGGAAAGGAGTTCCGGAGGGAACGAAAACCTTTGCGGTTAGCATTTGGCACACGGCTCCCGACCAGGAGAAATCCTACTGGGTTGTATACAACATTCCGGCCAACGTCACGTCGCTGAAGCAAAACTCCCAGGGCGTCGGCAAGGTTGGTATAAATGACAAGGGCAGCTCTAACTACGATCCGATGTGCTCCAAAGGTCCTGGCTTGAAGAAGTATCACATCACCGTCTCTGCGCTCTCATCAAAACTCGTGATCTCGCCGCGAGAGGCGACAAGAGCCAACCTGCGAAAAGCAATGAAGACCACTCTGCTTGGCGAAGCAACGATCGATGTTCTCTACGAACGATAG